From the genome of Amyelois transitella isolate CPQ chromosome 29, ilAmyTran1.1, whole genome shotgun sequence:
AAATGCTAATATAACTAATTGGAATTCTCATTGTGGgcgctgggctagcaacctgtcactatttgaatctcaattccatcagatATCCTTtcttagatagatagataaaagctttattcactatcacaatacatttgttgtacacatacataattaaaaataattaacaatgtTCTAATTCGTTAGGTAATtctttaggtatatatataatacattatctcgtctttatgccttgcggggtaaacagagctaacagtcttgaaaagactgaaataccatgtttaactgtatggctttatgatggaattgagatttaaatagtgaccggttgctacaACTCtactacaataaaaataccaagtttattatcctaTTCCTGCTATAAATTTATCTGAACTTAGTCTCCTTTTGCGACATTCATGGAAAgcatatggagtggtcctattctttagtacCTATTGGCAACTACACCGCTAAGGATAGtacagggatatagacgttatctATCtagactaatattataaagctgaagagattgtttgtttgaacgcgctaatctcaggaactactggtccgaattgaaaaaatttagtgttgaatagaccatttaccgaggaaggctttaggctacatgacattacgctgcaactataaggagcgaagacataatggaaaatgtgaataaaacagggaaaattattcatccttgaggtcttcaatgatgcccaaaactgttccacgcggacgaagtcgcgggcacaactgGTCTCAAATAAAAGTCTTTAATACCTCTTATCCCGGTTCAAAGTAGGTACTGTtctcgtgggatttgcgataTTTGAAAATGCGACCGAGCGATGCCACGAGTAAATACTAGTAGCCTGATGTTTTCAAAAGGCTAGTTATACTTTATACCCCACCGCAAGAGAGGCGTGATAGTAGCTAGTATGATATAATAGATCCTTACCCTCCATCACAGATCTCGTCGAACGCCAACATGACTGCATCCAAATTGTCAATGAGAGTCTTGAAGTCCACATTCCGTCTTAACAAAATGCTAACAGACTCGTATAGAGCGTTCAGCACGGATTGAAGAATCAGCTGGAATCATTGAATTGGTGATTCAAATAGCTGTTTATCGTCATTGAGTCTCGCAACTGGCTTTGTTGTAAGGCTAGGTGCACACATCTACTTTAGTATTGTCAAACTTTTGTaccatttttgtattgtaaagtacacttaattaaaaatattattggagATAAAGATATGCTTATCATCCTCTGGGTCCAGGTATTGTCCCTTACTATAAAGTGTTgtgactgtctaccccgttatgGATAAAGGTAGGGTGGATATATATGTTGTTAATTGGAAgtcaaaaagttaaaataataagaaagtatGATAAGTGGGAGAACTAAGGTGTTAAAGGTTCGGGATTCCGGTCAGACAAGAATCGATTCCTGTAAAACCTCTTCTCTCCTCTTCAGAGTCATGTTTAAAATAGGTAACCCACCTCATTCTCATGTGAGCTGCCCATCACGTAGAAGAATAAGTTGAGATTGCTCTTGTACACGCAAGTCAGGCCATCCAACATGATGATCTCAGCGTTCGCTctgaaaagtaaataattcagGAAAATTAGATTCAATTAAAGCATGGTTTACTATGCAGGAAGTTGTGAAGAAGCCTGTTTGCACTTTTAGGGTGCGTCTCCACTGAGGCGGAGACGAGCAGAGCAGAAAGGAGACGTGTGGGGATCGACCAATCATATTACATGAAATCCACATCTCATCTCTGCTTCAAAGGAAACAGTCAAGCAGAGACTAGCGGCGAAGTGACGTGATAGAAATCGACAACTAAGGGCTCTGCTCATCTTCGCCTCAGTGGAATCACGTACCTCTTTTCACAGCTCTGCTCGTCTCAGCCTCAGTGAAGCCGCAGCCTTAACTTTGGCTATCCTACACCACCAATGGTAGCTGTGTGGCCTAATGTTGGaatcaagattcaaatagtgacaggttgctagcccatcgcctaaaagtatcCTAAGTCTAtaagcctctcccttagttgccttttatgacatttatGAAGATTATGAAGACAAGACTAAGAGATAAAGAAGTGAGTGAAaatacacaataaataaataatgaatataattataattacttacatacatacataaagtcacgtttatatccattGCAgcgtagacaaagccagctgtgtggcttaacaaaagaattgtgattcaaatagtgacaggttgctagctcagtctaaaaaagtatcccatgtttataagcctatccctaggTGGCtatttacgaaatccatgggatagagatggagtggtcctattctttttttgtattggtgctgggaaccacataGCACTAAATTACTTACCTTGAATAGTAATAATAgcattaaaatacttttgaatgactagctgtgcttgtgatttcgtccgcgtggaatagttattttggacatcattaaagccctcaaggatgaataatttactgaataattttcacatttcccgttttttcttctatatatcgctcctaatagttgtagtgtgatgttatatggcctaaagccttcctcgataaatggtttatttaacacataaaaaattattcactttgaactagtagttcctgagatcagtacgttcaaacaaactcttcagctttataatattagtatagatatagcaaaagaaatatgcaggtggaaagatgtagtctctgcctacccctcaggaGAGAGGTTTGATGTTATGTgcgtatgtaaatatataagcaAAATTCATACCTGTGTGTCTTATTAAACAGGTTCTTCTCAAACGCCTTCTGTTCCTTAGCAGTTGGCAGCACATTTTTGTCATAATACTTGGCAAGCACACGGT
Proteins encoded in this window:
- the LOC106129502 gene encoding coatomer subunit zeta-1 isoform X3 — its product is MVHTNAMEGSLFEPTLYIVKGMCILDSEGNRVLAKYYDKNVLPTAKEQKAFEKNLFNKTHRANAEIIMLDGLTCVYKSNLNLFFYVMGSSHENELILQSVLNALYESVSILLRRNVDFKTLIDNLDAVMLAFDEICDGGVILDADPMSIVGRAALRTEDVPLGEQTVAQALQQIFI
- the LOC106129502 gene encoding coatomer subunit zeta-1 isoform X2, whose product is MVHTNAMEGSLFEPTLYIVKGMCILDSEGNRVLAKYYDKNVLPTAKEQKAFEKNLFNKTHRANAEIIMLDGLTCVYKSNLNLFFYVMGSSHENELILQSVLNALYESVSILLRRNVDFKTLIDNLDAVMLAFDEICDGGVILDADPMSIVGRAALRTEDVPLGEQTVAQILNNILNF
- the LOC106129502 gene encoding coatomer subunit zeta-1 isoform X1; translation: MVHTNAMEGSLFEPTLYIVKGMCILDSEGNRVLAKYYDKNVLPTAKEQKAFEKNLFNKTHRANAEIIMLDGLTCVYKSNLNLFFYVMGSSHENELILQSVLNALYESVSILLRRNVDFKTLIDNLDAVMLAFDEICDGGVILDADPMSIVGRAALRTEDVPLGEQTVAQVLQSAKEQLKWSLLK